The stretch of DNA ATTTTGAAGcagtttattttggtttggagAAAGGTAAATAAATGTTGATCTTGACTGGGCTTGAACATTGAATGGAAGTCTTGTTTGAAATTTGTTTGGCTCAGGGAGAGAGGGTGAGAAAGCTGCTGTTCTTTGTATTTGTGTATGGttatcttttttctgtttttttaaatggaaatgaaccgtaactcttttttttttttttaacataattaGCATATGAAACATTGTCAGATGAGAATAAACGAAGAGAATATGATCAGCTTGGCCGTcatggaggaaaaggaagtAACGGAAGCCCATTCCATCAGTCATTTAATTTCAACTTTGACGATCTGTTCAAAGACTTTGATCTATTTAGTCAAAACTCCCGGTCAAAAAAGCACTTTGAAAATCATTTCCGAAGTCATCGGGAGGCTCATAATCGGCAAAGACGTTCTTTCCAAGAGTTTTCTTTTGGAGGTGGACTGTTTGATGATGTGTTTGAAAATATGGAGAAGATGTTTTCATTCAGTGACTTTGAAAACGCACACAGACACGCGGTGCGAACTGATGCCAGGTTTCATGGATCCAGCAAGCACTGCAGGACTGTCACTCAGAGACGAGGAAACATGGTTACCACATACACTGACTGTTCTGGACAAtaatgtttcctttcttctaaacttttcttcttttctcaacATCTTCATAATCTTTCTTGGGTTTGTGCTAACATGGAAGAAATTCTCTGAACTGTATTTTCTAAGAAACACATAAACTACTATAAAGAAGTTGTAGGTGAAACTAATCTTCAGAATAGAAACAACATGCTTTTGCAAAGTAAATGTGTCAACAGCTGCTTAGAACAGGAGAGAAATAATCTCATGTGACAGAAAAAATTATATGTGTTTCAATTTAGTAAACACTTTCCCTAAATTTGAGTGCaagatatatatttttcatttcagaaatgtaatataatttttttcataaaagccAGTTCAGGACTGATTGAATTACTGGTGTTTGGATTGAAGCAGAGGAGATACTTTAATTTTGAAGTGCTGCTCTATTTTTAGTCATGTCTTTCCAAGTTTGCACTTGCAGTTTTTACCTGATACATATTTACATGCAAATTACGTAATTTACACAAAATAGCAGGAGAAATATGACTTCCCTGGGTCTGTTGCTCTCTCTAGCATTGCAAAAGTGCAAAAGTAAAACCCTTACTTTTTGAAGGTGGAAAATAGTGAGGGAATATGTTTAGACTGTGAGTGATGTAGGAAttagttttgtttctgaatTGGCCTGAAACGATCTTAGGATTTGAATAACCTTTGACTTATTTAGGGAATATAAGgatatttgtgtgtgtaagttTGTGTGCAcacaaaatttttgttttggttttatttttttccccctccttccaCAGTACAAATCTCTCTCTAACAAGGTTTGGCAGGGCACACCCAAAACACTCTTGTTTTGAGCTTACTATATTACCATGTGTGCACTCACAACTCAGTTTATTGAGCTAAAATACCCCTCTGAGATCTTAGGAACTTCAATGAGATAAGCTTGCCTACAGATTTGTGGTGTTCCTGGAAGGGTCTGAGTAAAAGCTACAGTGTTTAGATTGACAGATTTATTTCCTGTCAGCAGGAATTTTTCAGCATTGTAATTTGAAAGGTAAATTCTTAGCCTTACCACAgagtaaaactgaaaattaaaatccttgTATTCATCCAATGCCTTGTGTGGCTGGAGACTGCTAATAAGGACAGTACTAATGGGTATTGACTTTAGGACCATGGAAACCCACAACCAGTGTAAActacttaaaactaaaaaagaaaacaaccaccAGAAAATGCTGCACAACAAAACTGCAAATACTTTAGCTGATGTCAATCAAAAAGTTCTGTTGTAACTCTTTAACTAGTCATACTAGTCAGGTTCAGTATGTTAAATTGGTTGTCCCTTTGAGA from Poecile atricapillus isolate bPoeAtr1 chromosome Z, bPoeAtr1.hap1, whole genome shotgun sequence encodes:
- the LOC131573219 gene encoding dnaJ homolog subfamily B member 9-like, translating into MATTQSVFTFALCILMITELILATESYYDILGVPKNASDRQIKKAFHKLAMKYHPDKNKSPGAEAKFREIAEAYETLSDENKRREYDQLGRHGGKGSNGSPFHQSFNFNFDDLFKDFDLFSQNSRSKKHFENHFRSHREAHNRQRRSFQEFSFGGGLFDDVFENMEKMFSFSDFENAHRHAVRTDARFHGSSKHCRTVTQRRGNMVTTYTDCSGQ